A genome region from Chitinophagales bacterium includes the following:
- the rny gene encoding ribonuclease Y — translation MTWIITIVVGLVALAAGFFIGKALSQSKARIEEEQAKINAQRITEEAKKDAENILKDKQLEAKEKFFQKKEEYDKYRQEKSRKLEDRERNLKQKEDQVRNLREELKRDKAASDKIKESLSQQLELVNIKREELEKSQGETIKRLEQLSKLSADEAREKMMEVIKEEARSKSISVEKDIVDEAKLKAKKEAKRIVLQTIQRTAAEQTIENCVSVFNLKSDDQKGQIIGREGRNIRALESVTGVEIIVDDTPEAIIISGYNPINREVARLSLQKLVADGRIHPARIEEVVGKTKKLLDEQILEIGERTVIEMGINGLHPELVKQIGRMRFRSSYGQNLLQHSREVANLCATMAAELGLDAKKAKRAGMLHDIGKVPTEESELSHALLGMKWCEKYGEHPEVCNAVGAHHDEVEMTGLLSPIIQACDAISGARPGARREIMESYIQRIKDLENLAKSYDGVQNAYAIQAGRELRVILSSDLMDDKSADLLAYEIAQKIQDEMVYPGQIKITVIREKRAVGYAK, via the coding sequence ATGACGTGGATAATTACAATAGTCGTGGGACTTGTTGCGCTTGCAGCAGGTTTTTTTATTGGCAAAGCACTTTCGCAAAGTAAAGCCAGGATAGAAGAAGAGCAAGCTAAAATCAACGCACAAAGAATTACAGAAGAAGCCAAAAAAGATGCAGAAAATATTCTCAAAGACAAGCAACTTGAAGCCAAAGAAAAATTCTTTCAGAAAAAAGAGGAATATGACAAATACCGCCAGGAGAAATCTAGGAAATTAGAAGACCGCGAGCGCAATCTCAAGCAAAAAGAAGATCAGGTGCGGAATCTGCGCGAAGAGCTAAAGCGCGATAAAGCTGCTTCAGACAAAATTAAAGAAAGCCTTAGCCAGCAATTGGAATTGGTCAATATTAAAAGAGAGGAGCTTGAAAAATCACAGGGTGAAACCATCAAAAGACTGGAACAACTTTCAAAACTTTCGGCAGATGAAGCTCGCGAAAAAATGATGGAAGTCATCAAAGAAGAGGCGCGCTCTAAATCCATCAGTGTAGAAAAAGACATAGTGGATGAAGCTAAGCTAAAAGCTAAAAAAGAAGCCAAACGCATTGTGCTGCAAACCATTCAAAGAACAGCTGCAGAGCAAACCATTGAAAATTGCGTTTCGGTGTTCAATCTCAAATCAGACGATCAGAAAGGACAGATAATCGGTCGTGAAGGTAGAAATATCCGTGCACTGGAATCAGTTACCGGAGTTGAAATTATAGTGGATGATACACCCGAGGCCATAATTATTTCGGGATATAACCCTATCAATAGAGAAGTAGCCCGGCTCTCGCTTCAGAAACTGGTGGCAGACGGAAGAATTCACCCGGCACGTATTGAAGAAGTGGTAGGCAAAACCAAAAAATTATTAGACGAACAAATCCTTGAAATAGGAGAGCGAACAGTTATTGAAATGGGTATTAACGGCCTGCATCCTGAGCTGGTTAAGCAAATAGGAAGAATGCGTTTTCGTTCTTCTTACGGACAAAACCTCTTGCAACACTCTCGCGAAGTCGCTAACCTTTGTGCGACTATGGCGGCAGAACTCGGGCTTGATGCTAAGAAGGCAAAAAGAGCCGGAATGCTGCACGATATAGGTAAGGTGCCAACAGAAGAATCTGAATTGTCACATGCCCTGCTGGGAATGAAATGGTGTGAGAAATATGGTGAACACCCTGAAGTTTGCAATGCTGTGGGAGCACACCACGATGAAGTAGAAATGACCGGATTGCTATCGCCTATTATCCAAGCTTGTGATGCTATTTCTGGTGCACGTCCTGGAGCGCGAAGAGAAATCATGGAAAGCTATATCCAAAGAATCAAAGACCTGGAGAACCTGGCGAAAAGCTATGATGGCGTACAGAATGCATATGCCATACAGGCGGGAAGAGAACTTCGCGTGATTCTTTCTAGCGATTTAATGGATGATAAAAGTGCAGATTTGCTGGCCTATGAGATAGCACAAAAAATCCAAGACGAAATGGTTTACCCTGGCCAAATCAAGATCACTGTGATTCGTGAGAAACGAGCAGTGGGCTATGCGAAATAG
- a CDS encoding Omp28-related outer membrane protein produces the protein MYFKKSGIFFLLIGVFFSCEEIGPEIRLTDPEVSVELVDTSYLLTTIPAAQEKRVLIEDFTGVKCINCPKGHDMVDDLRAAYPGKAIPVAMHSNFLANPYAGDQDLRSPEAQSLDQRLGPTIAKPTGAVNRVEVNGEQLFFINEWAQICSDEIAKNNIINVHLENTATETEQVLVKVRLEFLEEIQEALSISVFLLENDIEVTQLTPDGEDEAYIHNHVLRRTLTPFAGSSLELTVFEAGRVIEKEFELITFEESWNPQNFEVVAFVHQSDGNLTVYQSAVLKL, from the coding sequence ATGTACTTTAAAAAATCAGGGATTTTCTTTTTGCTTATCGGAGTTTTCTTTTCCTGCGAAGAAATCGGGCCTGAAATTCGTTTGACAGATCCCGAAGTTTCTGTTGAATTGGTAGATACAAGCTATTTGCTCACTACAATACCCGCTGCGCAAGAAAAAAGAGTGCTTATAGAAGACTTTACGGGTGTAAAATGTATTAATTGTCCCAAAGGGCATGATATGGTTGATGATTTGCGAGCAGCTTATCCGGGAAAAGCAATTCCAGTGGCCATGCACAGTAATTTTTTGGCAAATCCCTATGCCGGAGATCAGGATTTACGAAGCCCAGAGGCACAATCATTAGATCAAAGACTGGGTCCCACAATTGCAAAACCTACCGGTGCTGTAAATAGAGTAGAAGTTAATGGAGAGCAGCTTTTTTTCATCAATGAATGGGCGCAAATATGTAGTGATGAAATTGCAAAAAACAACATAATAAATGTGCATCTGGAAAATACGGCAACAGAAACTGAGCAGGTATTGGTAAAAGTGCGGCTTGAATTTTTAGAGGAAATTCAAGAAGCCCTCTCTATTTCTGTATTTTTGCTGGAAAACGATATCGAAGTTACACAGCTTACACCCGATGGAGAAGATGAAGCGTATATTCACAACCATGTGCTCAGAAGAACTTTAACGCCATTTGCAGGGTCAAGTCTTGAACTTACTGTATTTGAGGCCGGAAGGGTTATAGAGAAAGAATTTGAACTGATCACTTTTGAAGAAAGCTGGAATCCTCAAAATTTTGAAGTCGTTGCATTTGTTCATCAGTCTGACGGTAATCTAACAGTTTATCAGTCGGCTGTCTTAAAGCTATAA
- the pheT gene encoding phenylalanine--tRNA ligase subunit beta produces the protein MKVSYNCLKELVDFELEPEALAEVLTDTGLEVEGIEEYNGPGNGMEGLLVAEVKSLKSHPDADRLKIAEVNDGSGKLLQVVCGAPNIAEGQKVVLAPVNSTLYPEKGEPFKIKKSKIRGMESFGMICAEDEIGLGINHDGIMVLDKSAKVGQPFSKYLGIQKDTILEIGLTPNRSDAIGHIGVARDIAAALTFQEEKEYELKWPASFLELELDNKNCPVQVAVKDPKACPRYSGVVIENIKVEPSPFWLRERLLALGVRPINNIVDITNLVLHEFGQPLHAFDLKAIKGSKIVVQKLKKGSKFITLDEAERKLHEDDLMICNAKEPMCMAGVFGGINSGVKAETTAIFLESAHFEAIGIRKTANRHLLRTDAAQKYEKSTDPEITIKALGRAVQLITETTGAQVNGTACDYYPKKIKRASVDLKFSYLDKLCGISIDRKHIHTILDKLDIEIVLEKKDTLNLSVPTYRADVKRPADVVEEIIRIYGLNNIPVSEKMQMNLSFSEKPDIESFRRKTSEFLAGKGFSEMVNNSITQSAYYEKAKSPERKQLVKLLKPSNSELDTLRSNMLFPVLERMAFNLNRKNSRLKFFEFGHTYLQKEKLAFAEEAHLILATTGNIYDESWMQDELKTDLYFLKPIVAYILSYLPQEFKVKPLENNPYYNSGLDYLIEGKSIAQLAVVDNELAEQLFDIDTEVTVADINWTLLCEKLGETKIRFKELPRYPSVRRDLALLLDKEVHFADIEKIAREEGKQLLKAVNLFDIYADKKLGSGKKSYAVSFVFQDKDKTLTDKAIDKTMTKLIKRYETELSAQLRT, from the coding sequence ATGAAAGTATCATACAACTGTTTAAAGGAATTAGTAGATTTTGAGCTTGAACCTGAAGCACTGGCAGAGGTATTGACAGATACCGGCCTTGAAGTTGAGGGAATAGAAGAATACAATGGCCCCGGAAATGGCATGGAAGGGTTACTTGTTGCAGAAGTAAAAAGTCTTAAATCACACCCTGATGCAGATCGCCTGAAAATTGCAGAGGTGAATGATGGCTCAGGCAAATTACTGCAAGTAGTTTGCGGTGCACCTAATATTGCAGAAGGACAAAAGGTTGTTTTAGCCCCTGTTAACAGTACGCTTTATCCCGAAAAAGGCGAACCCTTTAAAATTAAAAAATCCAAAATCAGAGGAATGGAATCCTTCGGGATGATCTGTGCAGAAGATGAAATTGGCCTGGGGATTAATCACGATGGAATAATGGTTTTAGATAAAAGTGCAAAGGTAGGGCAGCCTTTTTCCAAATACCTCGGTATCCAAAAAGACACTATTCTTGAAATAGGACTTACACCTAATCGCTCAGATGCCATTGGCCATATTGGTGTAGCCCGTGATATTGCCGCTGCACTTACTTTTCAGGAAGAAAAAGAATATGAGCTCAAATGGCCGGCAAGTTTCCTGGAACTGGAATTAGACAACAAAAACTGCCCGGTTCAGGTAGCGGTAAAAGACCCAAAAGCATGTCCCCGATACAGTGGTGTGGTAATTGAAAACATTAAAGTGGAGCCTTCTCCATTTTGGTTGCGCGAAAGATTACTGGCTTTGGGTGTACGCCCAATCAATAACATTGTAGATATTACCAATCTGGTTTTGCACGAATTTGGCCAACCACTCCACGCTTTTGATTTAAAAGCAATTAAAGGCTCAAAAATTGTGGTACAAAAATTAAAAAAGGGCAGTAAATTCATCACATTGGATGAAGCAGAGCGCAAACTGCACGAGGATGATCTGATGATTTGCAATGCCAAAGAGCCTATGTGTATGGCAGGTGTTTTTGGCGGAATAAATTCAGGTGTAAAAGCTGAAACAACTGCTATATTTCTCGAAAGTGCCCATTTCGAAGCCATTGGAATAAGAAAGACTGCCAATCGTCATTTATTGCGTACCGATGCAGCTCAGAAATACGAAAAATCAACAGATCCAGAAATCACCATAAAAGCTTTGGGACGTGCTGTGCAACTAATTACTGAAACAACAGGGGCACAGGTAAATGGTACTGCCTGTGATTATTATCCCAAGAAAATTAAACGAGCAAGTGTTGATCTGAAATTCTCTTATCTGGACAAACTTTGTGGCATAAGTATTGACAGAAAACACATTCATACCATATTGGACAAACTTGACATTGAAATTGTACTTGAAAAAAAAGATACACTGAACCTGAGTGTCCCCACTTACCGGGCAGATGTGAAAAGACCGGCAGATGTAGTAGAAGAAATTATCCGTATCTACGGGCTCAACAATATTCCCGTTTCTGAAAAAATGCAGATGAATCTATCTTTTTCTGAAAAGCCCGATATTGAAAGTTTCAGAAGAAAAACAAGTGAATTTTTGGCGGGAAAAGGATTCTCTGAAATGGTGAACAATTCCATTACCCAATCGGCTTATTATGAGAAAGCCAAAAGCCCTGAGCGCAAACAACTGGTGAAACTGCTGAAACCTTCCAACAGTGAACTGGACACTTTGAGGAGCAATATGCTATTTCCTGTTTTGGAACGTATGGCATTTAATCTGAACAGAAAAAACAGTCGGCTTAAGTTTTTTGAATTTGGGCATACTTATTTGCAAAAAGAAAAGCTGGCTTTTGCTGAAGAGGCACATTTAATATTAGCGACCACCGGTAATATTTATGATGAAAGCTGGATGCAGGATGAATTAAAAACTGATTTGTATTTTTTAAAACCGATTGTAGCATATATTCTGAGTTATCTTCCCCAGGAATTTAAAGTGAAGCCATTGGAAAACAATCCTTATTACAATAGTGGACTGGATTATCTTATTGAGGGCAAATCAATTGCGCAACTGGCTGTTGTTGACAATGAATTGGCAGAACAGCTATTTGATATTGATACAGAGGTGACAGTTGCCGATATCAACTGGACTTTGCTTTGTGAAAAGCTTGGAGAAACTAAAATTCGCTTTAAAGAATTGCCAAGGTATCCCTCAGTGCGCAGAGATTTGGCTTTGCTGCTTGATAAGGAAGTACATTTTGCAGATATTGAAAAAATTGCCAGAGAAGAAGGTAAACAACTTTTAAAAGCAGTAAATTTATTTGACATTTATGCAGATAAAAAACTGGGAAGCGGCAAGAAATCATATGCAGTGAGCTTTGTTTTCCAGGATAAGGATAAAACACTTACAGATAAAGCCATTGATAAAACGATGACCAAACTGATAAAGCGTTATGAGACTGAACTTTCAGCACAGTTAAGAACTTAA
- a CDS encoding DUF6029 family protein gives MILLSLPDLFGQGSFFGGLQMNNYFYIYDRDIIQTGIPQYENLKSSTDSWLNLNYNNNDFNLDAGLRLDLYLNSNLHNRTSAYSAQGIGTFYIRKRIPAANMEITGGYFYDQFGSGIVFRAYEDRALGIDNAILGVHVKYNPVEYLRIKAFAGVQKNRLDLHRPVIKGVNFESDFFIKKKVQLIPGASLVNRTIDQETMNVIVSEIELYPEEERFVPKYNAFAYNIYNTLNVGNFAWYVEYAGKTSEAIRDLDDQLKNRMGHVFMSSLNYSLKGFGASLQFRRTEDFQFRTSPNERLLEGMVSFMPPISRQNSVRLAARYNAAPQEISEMGTSLDITFKPFKKLIVTLNYSEIGGLNKQFIADANPYFREVYADFNFRISRKIKLDLGYQILRYDQKFYEGEAYTPDSRAVMAHTYFSELVYRINRKHSLRIELQQTFTDEDYGKWIYGLIEYNLAPWFSLSVSDMYNYAPNEGRVDKAIHYYSAFAGFTYKANVFNLAYVRQVEGIVCTGGVCRYEPAFNGVQFSINTTF, from the coding sequence ATGATTCTTCTCTCCCTACCTGATCTATTTGGGCAGGGCAGTTTTTTTGGCGGCTTGCAAATGAACAATTACTTCTACATCTATGATAGGGATATTATTCAAACAGGCATACCACAATATGAAAACCTGAAGTCCTCAACAGACAGCTGGCTCAATTTAAATTACAATAACAATGATTTTAACCTGGATGCAGGACTACGGCTGGATCTGTATTTGAACTCAAACTTGCACAACAGAACTTCGGCATATTCTGCACAGGGCATTGGTACTTTTTATATCAGAAAGCGCATTCCGGCAGCAAACATGGAGATTACAGGGGGCTATTTTTACGATCAGTTTGGAAGTGGCATTGTTTTTCGCGCATACGAAGATCGAGCACTTGGAATAGACAATGCAATACTTGGTGTGCATGTGAAATATAATCCAGTAGAATACTTGAGAATCAAAGCATTTGCCGGAGTGCAAAAAAACAGATTGGATTTGCACAGGCCTGTAATAAAAGGTGTAAATTTTGAATCGGACTTTTTTATTAAAAAGAAAGTCCAACTTATTCCCGGTGCCTCACTTGTGAACCGAACTATCGATCAGGAAACTATGAATGTGATAGTCTCTGAGATTGAATTGTATCCTGAGGAAGAACGCTTCGTGCCCAAGTACAATGCTTTTGCCTATAATATTTACAATACACTGAATGTCGGAAATTTTGCATGGTATGTGGAATATGCTGGAAAAACTTCTGAAGCTATTCGCGATTTGGATGATCAGTTGAAAAACAGAATGGGACATGTGTTTATGTCATCATTGAATTATTCCCTGAAAGGTTTTGGTGCTTCGCTGCAATTTAGAAGAACAGAAGACTTTCAGTTTAGAACCAGCCCGAATGAACGATTACTTGAAGGAATGGTAAGTTTTATGCCACCCATCAGTCGTCAGAATTCAGTTCGTTTGGCAGCGCGCTATAATGCTGCTCCACAGGAAATTAGTGAAATGGGTACCAGCCTGGATATTACTTTCAAACCTTTCAAAAAACTGATTGTGACATTAAACTATTCTGAAATTGGGGGGCTCAACAAACAATTTATAGCAGATGCCAATCCTTATTTTAGGGAAGTTTATGCCGATTTTAATTTTAGAATCTCAAGGAAAATAAAGCTTGACCTGGGCTATCAAATCCTGCGCTACGATCAGAAATTTTATGAAGGAGAGGCTTATACACCGGATTCGCGTGCAGTAATGGCACATACTTATTTCTCAGAACTGGTTTACAGGATCAACCGCAAACATTCGCTGCGTATAGAATTGCAACAAACCTTTACTGATGAGGATTACGGCAAATGGATTTACGGCTTGATTGAATACAATCTGGCACCCTGGTTTTCACTTTCTGTTTCAGATATGTACAATTATGCACCCAATGAAGGACGTGTAGATAAAGCCATTCACTATTATTCTGCCTTTGCAGGTTTTACTTACAAGGCTAATGTTTTTAATTTAGCTTATGTGCGACAGGTAGAAGGAATTGTTTGCACAGGAGGCGTATGCAGATACGAGCCAGCTTTTAACGGTGTGCAGTTTAGCATTAATACCACTTTCTAA
- a CDS encoding cell division protein ZapA, with the protein MENKDLININLLIADRPYPLKIKPEEEEMVRKVAKEINEKVKQFQNRYAAKDKQDYLAMCALMMGVEKASNAKNKDSLGTEVAETIDDIESLINSL; encoded by the coding sequence ATGGAAAATAAAGACTTAATCAATATAAATCTGTTAATTGCAGACCGCCCCTATCCCTTGAAAATAAAACCCGAGGAGGAGGAAATGGTCAGGAAAGTAGCGAAAGAGATCAATGAAAAAGTAAAACAATTTCAAAATCGCTACGCGGCAAAAGACAAACAAGATTACCTGGCCATGTGTGCCTTGATGATGGGCGTGGAAAAAGCTTCCAATGCTAAAAACAAGGATAGTCTGGGTACTGAAGTAGCGGAAACAATAGATGATATTGAGTCTTTAATAAACAGCTTGTAA
- a CDS encoding TlpA disulfide reductase family protein encodes MKPIFILIYFLFIFGISVKAQVKEAFTEKELPSIELKTLTGESVNIRDYVGKGKVTVVNFWATWCGPCKQELNSIAEIYDYWQEDYDMELVAVSIDDSRNTGKVKSMVNGSGWEYIILLDTNRDLQRALNFQMPPYTVLTDQKGKIVSVHSGYKPGDEFILEDKIKALMK; translated from the coding sequence ATGAAGCCGATTTTCATACTAATTTATTTTCTTTTTATTTTTGGCATTTCAGTGAAAGCCCAGGTAAAAGAAGCTTTTACTGAAAAGGAGTTGCCCAGCATTGAACTCAAAACCCTGACAGGTGAAAGTGTCAATATCAGAGATTATGTCGGCAAAGGAAAAGTCACTGTAGTCAATTTTTGGGCAACCTGGTGTGGCCCGTGCAAGCAAGAACTGAACAGTATTGCGGAGATTTACGATTACTGGCAGGAAGATTACGATATGGAGCTTGTTGCTGTTTCAATTGATGATTCACGAAATACGGGCAAAGTAAAATCAATGGTAAATGGCAGTGGATGGGAATACATCATTCTATTGGATACCAACAGGGATTTGCAAAGAGCCTTAAATTTTCAAATGCCCCCTTATACCGTTTTGACCGATCAAAAAGGTAAGATTGTATCCGTACATTCCGGCTATAAACCCGGTGATGAGTTTATTCTGGAAGATAAAATCAAGGCTTTAATGAAATAA